Proteins found in one Bacillus subtilis subsp. subtilis str. 168 genomic segment:
- the sacX gene encoding negative regulator of SacY (Evidence 1a: Function from experimental evidences in the studied strain; PubMedId: 11580842, 1400159, 8535520, 15849754, 16850406; Product type r: regulator): MHKEIAKELLLLAGGKNNIISISHCTTRLRFDVKDETKIDIHAIENLQGVQGTFFRYGLFQIIFGAGVVNKIYKEVVHVWETAPSEEPVHQKKASRKLNPAAAFAKTLSDIFVPIIPAITASGLLMGLIGMIKVFHWFAAGSPWIKMLDLVSSTAFILLPILVGFSAARQFGSNPYLGAVIAGLLTHPDLLDPSMLGSKTPSSLDIWGLHIPMMGYQGSMIPILLSVFVMSKIEKLLKSIVPKSLDVVIIPFITVMVTGCLALIVMNPAASIIGQIMTQSIVYIYDHAGIAAGALFGGIYSTIVLSGLHHSFYAIEATLLANPHVGVNFLVPIWSMANVAQGGAGLAVFLKTKQSSLKKIALPASLTAFLGIVEPIVFGVNLKLIRPFIGAAIGGAIGGAYVVAVQVVANSYGLTGIPMISIVLPFGAANFVHYMIGFLIAAVSAFIATLFLGFKEETE, encoded by the coding sequence TTGCATAAAGAGATTGCAAAAGAATTACTGCTGCTCGCAGGAGGAAAAAACAATATTATCAGCATCAGCCATTGTACGACCCGTCTTCGTTTTGATGTAAAGGACGAGACGAAAATTGATATACATGCCATTGAGAACCTGCAAGGTGTGCAGGGCACCTTTTTCCGCTATGGGCTTTTCCAGATTATCTTCGGAGCAGGCGTCGTCAACAAAATATATAAAGAAGTCGTTCATGTATGGGAGACCGCGCCTTCTGAAGAGCCTGTCCACCAGAAAAAAGCCAGCCGGAAGCTGAACCCTGCCGCAGCTTTTGCGAAAACACTGTCCGATATTTTTGTGCCGATTATTCCGGCAATAACAGCAAGCGGCCTGCTCATGGGGCTGATCGGCATGATTAAGGTGTTTCATTGGTTCGCTGCCGGCAGCCCATGGATTAAAATGCTCGACCTCGTGTCCAGCACAGCCTTTATTTTACTGCCGATTTTAGTCGGCTTCAGTGCTGCACGGCAATTTGGCAGCAACCCATACCTAGGGGCAGTGATTGCAGGGCTTTTGACGCATCCTGATCTGCTGGACCCGTCTATGCTCGGCAGCAAAACCCCGTCTTCTTTAGACATATGGGGGCTTCATATCCCAATGATGGGCTATCAGGGTTCCATGATACCGATTCTTCTTTCCGTTTTTGTCATGAGCAAAATTGAGAAGCTATTAAAATCGATTGTGCCGAAGTCGCTTGATGTCGTGATCATTCCCTTTATTACGGTCATGGTGACAGGGTGCCTCGCGCTGATTGTGATGAATCCCGCCGCGTCCATCATCGGCCAGATCATGACACAATCGATCGTCTATATTTATGATCACGCCGGCATTGCTGCCGGAGCTCTTTTCGGCGGCATCTACTCCACCATCGTCCTATCTGGATTGCATCATAGCTTTTATGCAATTGAGGCAACGCTGCTTGCTAATCCGCATGTCGGTGTCAACTTTTTAGTGCCGATATGGTCGATGGCGAATGTGGCCCAAGGCGGAGCGGGGCTTGCGGTATTCCTCAAAACGAAACAATCAAGCCTGAAGAAAATTGCGCTCCCCGCTTCTCTGACCGCGTTTTTAGGCATTGTTGAGCCGATTGTATTCGGGGTAAATCTCAAATTGATCCGTCCCTTTATCGGAGCAGCCATCGGCGGTGCTATTGGCGGAGCATACGTGGTTGCGGTACAAGTTGTGGCAAATTCCTACGGACTGACAGGCATTCCGATGATTTCAATCGTGCTGCCGTTTGGCGCCGCTAATTTTGTTCATTATATGATCGGTTTCTTGATCGCAGCCGTCTCTGCTTTTATAGCTACATTGTTTCTCGGGTTTAAAGAAGAGACAGAATAA